One genomic window of Daphnia pulex isolate KAP4 chromosome 12, ASM2113471v1 includes the following:
- the LOC124208843 gene encoding cohesin subunit SA-1-like, with translation MVLSLSLLFHDLTRDGGSRIDRQSEEFLSVKELAKKLAISFGLDTVKNREAITALHRDGIIFATNPLENPNNQIGPPPNLAFLEICGEFSNKLLKQDKKVVLQFLDRMLIMGRISPRREWEPILFYRNSLVHGETDPPPHSVRSANRRRRRDTGGDDGEIADNDDGSDHEFAECG, from the exons ATGGTTCTTAGTCTCTCATTGCTGTTTCACGATCTAACAAGGGATGGTGGAAGTCGTATTGATCGGCAGTCAGAAGAATTTCTTAGTGTCAAG GAATTGGCCAAAAAATTGGCCATATCATTTGGACTCGATACGGTGAAAAATCGCGAAGCTATCACCGCCCTTCATAGAGACGGAATTATTTTTGCCACAAATCCACTCGAGAAtccaaacaatcaaattgGCCCTCCTCCTAATTTAGCGTTTCTTGAAATTTGTGGCGAGTTTTCAAACAAACTGttaaaacaagacaaaaaggtGGTTTTACAGTTTTTGGACCGAATGCTGATCATGGGTAGGATTTCACCTCGTCGAGAATGGGAACCTATCTTGTTCTACCGGAATTCCTTGGTTCATGGCGAAACTGATCCACCTCCGCATTCTGTCAGGAGCGCTAACAGACGACGTCGTCGCGATACAG GTGGAGACGACGGTGAAATCGCTGATAACGATGATGGATCAGATCACGAATTTGCCGAGTGCGGGTAG